The following proteins are encoded in a genomic region of Pseudomonas saponiphila:
- a CDS encoding PAS domain-containing sensor histidine kinase: protein MPTSTHLSRWLQLQREGQLPDSPWLGHDPQPSLLLDAQAQPLDLNPALRQWLDDAATGDLAALLPINHPALVRACLEQQRAIEQVEAQCGERILLWSFIPDPLRQRVLARCQEATAQVQAERDSARARRLYRLITENTTDLISRHTPDGTFLDASPASWTLLGYWPEQLRGLLARSLFHSKGLAGLMQRTRDALEQDGYHTMTYRIRHRDGHYLWFETACRGIRDTYTGTVVEVVAVSRDITARVQAEENKRRLAEVVEANPDPVLFIQPGGAVTYLNPAARRTLGLAADQAMPGLASILSAQVLDSLQREGWERAERSGRWSIEARLQPPAGGASVPVSLMLLAHRAASGERFYSLVAHDQSERELREAQQRHHQDELAHSARLVTLGELASGIAHEINQPLAAVVNYANASQRYLQALDTQPEAAGKVAQGLERIAEQATHAAEVIKRLRAFLRKGGRRVQALDIAEVARETVRLCAWEAQSCEVAIELRLADNLPPVYADRVLLEQVLLNLLRNAIEANREVHPQQGSNIVLGAEAAAEGGVRISVSDQGPGVSAEQLPQLFTPFYTSKANGLGLGLSMSRSIVEGFGGDLQAKPQDRGLTMCCYLPATAPADPGATSHPTTGARQ, encoded by the coding sequence ATGCCCACCTCCACCCACCTGAGCCGCTGGTTGCAGCTACAGCGCGAAGGCCAGCTGCCGGACTCGCCCTGGCTGGGCCACGACCCGCAGCCCAGCCTGCTGCTGGACGCCCAGGCGCAGCCGCTGGACCTCAACCCGGCGTTGCGCCAGTGGCTGGACGATGCGGCCACTGGCGATCTCGCGGCCCTGCTGCCGATCAACCACCCGGCCCTGGTGCGCGCCTGCCTGGAGCAGCAGCGCGCCATCGAACAGGTGGAAGCCCAGTGCGGCGAACGCATCCTGCTCTGGAGCTTCATCCCCGACCCCCTGCGCCAGCGGGTGCTGGCGCGCTGTCAGGAGGCCACCGCCCAGGTCCAGGCCGAGCGCGACTCGGCCCGGGCCCGGCGCCTGTACCGGTTGATCACCGAGAACACCACCGACCTGATTTCCCGGCACACCCCGGACGGCACCTTCCTCGACGCTTCGCCGGCGTCCTGGACCCTGCTCGGCTACTGGCCCGAACAACTGCGCGGCCTGCTGGCCCGCAGCCTGTTCCACAGCAAGGGCCTGGCCGGGCTGATGCAGCGTACCCGCGACGCCCTGGAGCAGGACGGCTACCACACCATGACCTACCGCATCCGCCACCGCGACGGCCATTACCTGTGGTTCGAAACCGCCTGCAGGGGCATCCGCGATACCTACACCGGCACCGTGGTGGAAGTGGTGGCGGTGTCCCGGGACATCACTGCCCGGGTCCAGGCCGAAGAGAACAAGCGGCGCCTGGCGGAAGTGGTGGAAGCCAACCCCGACCCGGTGCTGTTCATCCAGCCCGGTGGCGCCGTGACCTACCTCAACCCGGCGGCGCGGCGCACCCTGGGGCTCGCGGCTGATCAGGCGATGCCCGGTCTGGCCTCGATACTCAGCGCTCAAGTGCTGGACAGCCTGCAGCGCGAGGGCTGGGAGCGCGCCGAGCGCAGCGGCCGCTGGAGCATCGAGGCGCGCCTGCAACCGCCGGCCGGCGGCGCCTCGGTGCCGGTGTCGCTGATGCTCCTGGCCCACCGCGCGGCCAGTGGCGAGCGCTTCTATTCCCTGGTGGCCCACGACCAGAGCGAGCGCGAACTGCGCGAGGCCCAGCAGCGCCATCACCAGGACGAGCTGGCCCACAGCGCGCGGCTGGTGACCCTGGGCGAACTGGCCTCGGGCATCGCCCACGAGATCAACCAGCCACTGGCGGCGGTGGTCAACTACGCCAATGCCAGCCAACGCTATTTGCAGGCCCTGGACACTCAGCCCGAGGCCGCCGGCAAGGTCGCCCAGGGCCTGGAGCGGATCGCCGAACAGGCGACCCACGCCGCCGAAGTGATCAAGCGCCTGCGGGCCTTTTTGCGCAAGGGCGGGCGCCGGGTGCAGGCCCTGGATATCGCCGAGGTGGCCCGGGAAACCGTGCGCCTGTGTGCCTGGGAAGCCCAGTCCTGTGAGGTGGCGATCGAGTTGCGCCTGGCGGATAATCTGCCGCCGGTGTACGCCGACCGGGTGCTGCTGGAGCAGGTGCTGCTGAACCTGTTGCGCAACGCCATCGAGGCCAACCGCGAAGTGCATCCACAGCAAGGCTCGAACATTGTGCTGGGCGCCGAAGCAGCGGCCGAGGGCGGGGTGCGGATCAGCGTCAGCGACCAGGGGCCGGGCGTCTCGGCCGAGCAACTGCCGCAACTGTTCACCCCGTTCTACACCAGCAAGGCCAACGGCCTGGGGCTCGGATTGTCCATGAGCCGCAGCATCGTCGAAGGCTTTGGCGGCGACTTGCAGGCCAAGCCCCAGGACCGTGGCTTGACGATGTGCTGCTACCTGCCGGCCACGGCCCCGGCCGATCCCGGTGCAACTTCCCACCCAACCACAGGAGCAAGGCAATGA
- a CDS encoding acyl-CoA synthetase — MSIYEQGLAPSAVNHIALSPLSFIERTAAVYPEYPAVIHGSIRRTWAQTYSRCRRLASALAGRGIGQNDTVAVMLPNIPAMLEAHFGVPMIGAVLNALNVRLDAEAIAFMLAHGEAKVLIADREFHGVIHAAVAMLDHPPLVIDVDDPEYGEGQAVSDLDYEAFLAEGDPVYPWQWPQDEWQAIALNYTSGTTGNPKGVVYHHRGAYLNSLGNQMIWAMGNHPVYLWTLPMFHCNGWCYPWIVTALGGVHVFLRRVDPQKILNLIREHQVTHLCGAPIVLNALVNMPESAKAAIDHPVNAMVAGAAPPAKVIGAVEEMGIKVTHVYGLTEVYGPVTLCAWHAAWDELPLEQRAQIKSRQGVRYPTLEGLMVADPKSLEPTPRDGQTIGEIFMRGNTVMKGYLKNPSATAEAFEGGWFHTGDLGVTHPDGYIEIRDRLKDIIISGGENISTIELEGVLYRHPAVLEAAVVARPDEKWGETPCAFVTLKADHQDVSEAEIIAFCREHLAGFKVPRTVVFSTLPKTSTGKIQKFVLRDLAKNL; from the coding sequence ATGTCCATCTACGAGCAAGGCCTCGCGCCGTCTGCCGTCAACCATATCGCCCTCTCCCCCTTGAGCTTCATCGAGCGCACCGCTGCGGTTTACCCCGAATATCCGGCGGTGATCCACGGTTCGATCCGCCGCACCTGGGCCCAGACCTACAGCCGCTGCCGGCGCCTGGCTTCGGCCCTGGCCGGCCGTGGCATCGGCCAGAACGACACGGTGGCGGTGATGCTGCCGAACATCCCGGCGATGCTCGAGGCGCATTTTGGCGTGCCGATGATCGGCGCCGTGCTCAATGCCCTCAACGTGCGCCTGGATGCCGAGGCCATCGCCTTCATGCTGGCCCACGGCGAAGCCAAGGTGCTGATCGCCGATCGCGAATTCCACGGGGTGATCCACGCCGCGGTGGCGATGCTCGATCACCCACCGCTGGTGATCGATGTCGACGACCCGGAATATGGCGAAGGCCAGGCGGTCAGCGATCTGGACTACGAGGCCTTTCTCGCCGAGGGCGACCCGGTGTATCCCTGGCAGTGGCCGCAGGACGAATGGCAAGCCATCGCCCTGAACTACACCTCGGGCACCACCGGCAACCCCAAGGGCGTGGTCTATCACCACCGCGGCGCCTACCTCAATTCCCTGGGCAACCAGATGATCTGGGCCATGGGCAACCACCCGGTGTACCTCTGGACCCTGCCGATGTTCCACTGCAACGGCTGGTGCTACCCGTGGATCGTCACCGCCCTGGGCGGCGTGCATGTGTTCCTGCGCCGGGTCGATCCGCAGAAGATCCTCAACCTGATCCGCGAGCATCAGGTCACTCACCTGTGCGGCGCGCCGATTGTGCTCAATGCCCTGGTGAACATGCCGGAATCGGCCAAGGCGGCCATCGACCACCCGGTCAACGCCATGGTCGCCGGGGCCGCGCCACCGGCCAAGGTGATCGGCGCGGTGGAGGAAATGGGCATCAAGGTCACTCACGTCTACGGCCTGACCGAGGTCTATGGCCCGGTGACGCTGTGTGCATGGCACGCCGCCTGGGATGAGCTGCCCCTGGAACAGCGGGCGCAGATCAAGTCACGCCAGGGGGTGCGCTATCCGACCCTGGAAGGGCTGATGGTGGCCGACCCGAAAAGCCTCGAACCCACGCCCCGAGACGGCCAGACCATCGGCGAGATCTTCATGCGCGGCAACACCGTGATGAAGGGCTACCTGAAGAACCCCAGCGCCACCGCCGAGGCCTTCGAGGGCGGCTGGTTCCACACCGGCGACCTGGGGGTGACCCACCCGGACGGCTATATCGAGATCCGCGACCGGCTCAAGGACATCATCATTTCCGGCGGCGAGAACATCTCCACCATTGAGCTGGAAGGCGTGCTCTATCGCCACCCGGCGGTGCTGGAAGCGGCGGTGGTGGCCCGGCCCGACGAAAAATGGGGGGAAACGCCCTGCGCCTTCGTCACCCTCAAGGCCGACCACCAGGACGTGAGCGAAGCCGAGATCATCGCCTTCTGCCGCGAACACCTGGCGGGCTTCAAGGTGCCGCGCACCGTGGTCTTCAGCACCTTGCCCAAGACCTCCACCGGCAAGATCCAGAAGTTCGTCCTGCGCGACCTGGCGAAAAACCTCTAG
- a CDS encoding TetR/AcrR family transcriptional regulator: MAERCSRFAESRDKALELFASKGFGQVGMRELASHLGLTPGSLYHHYPSKQHLLLDLIEEFFDELHSTLKRLQRRKLQGDCLPALIRAHLKLHRELPRHFRLVERDSGCLNPDQQVRVGQLRERYEQQLLQLLGTPPGLGAAAQRAAAHALANLLNSAPGWLSEQPLPEREREVLLENLLSGAIERLMGGAPLHSNVA; encoded by the coding sequence ATGGCTGAGCGCTGCTCACGCTTTGCCGAAAGCCGCGACAAGGCCCTGGAGCTGTTCGCCAGCAAGGGCTTCGGCCAGGTCGGCATGCGTGAGCTGGCGAGCCACCTGGGGCTGACCCCGGGCTCGCTGTACCACCATTACCCGAGCAAGCAGCACCTGCTGCTGGACCTGATCGAGGAGTTCTTCGATGAGCTGCACAGCACCCTCAAGCGCCTGCAGCGACGCAAGCTGCAGGGTGACTGCCTGCCAGCGCTGATCCGCGCCCACCTGAAGCTGCACCGGGAATTGCCACGGCATTTTCGCCTGGTGGAGCGTGACAGCGGCTGCCTCAATCCCGACCAGCAGGTGCGGGTCGGGCAATTGCGCGAGCGTTACGAGCAGCAGTTGCTGCAACTGCTGGGTACCCCGCCCGGCCTCGGTGCGGCGGCCCAGCGCGCCGCTGCCCATGCCCTGGCCAACCTGCTCAACAGCGCCCCCGGCTGGTTGAGTGAGCAACCGCTGCCCGAGCGTGAACGCGAGGTCCTGCTGGAAAACCTGCTCAGCGGCGCCATCGAGCGGCTAATGGGGGGCGCACCGCTGCACAGCAACGTGGCCTGA
- a CDS encoding 3-hydroxybutyryl-CoA dehydrogenase, with the protein MNLATIGVIGAGTMGNGIAQVCAQAGFDVTLLDIAQGALDKALATIGKNLDRQVSKGTLGEDDKRAALGRIRISTDYSVLKDAQLVIEAATENLDLKLKVLQQIAAQVGAECVIASNTSSLSITQLAASVGAPERFIGLHFFNPVPVMGLIEVIRGLQTSDATHALAMDMAQRLGKTAITAGNRPGFVVNRILVPMINEAILVFQEGLASAEDIDAGMRLGCNQPIGPLALADLIGLDTLLAILEAFYDGFNDSKYRPAPLLKEMVAAGYLGRKTGRGFHHYG; encoded by the coding sequence ATGAATCTTGCGACTATCGGGGTGATCGGCGCCGGCACCATGGGCAACGGCATCGCCCAGGTCTGCGCCCAGGCGGGCTTTGACGTGACCCTGCTGGACATCGCCCAGGGCGCCCTGGACAAGGCCCTGGCCACCATCGGCAAGAACCTCGACCGCCAGGTGAGCAAGGGCACCCTCGGCGAAGACGACAAGCGCGCCGCCCTCGGCCGGATCCGCATCAGCACCGACTACAGCGTGCTCAAGGACGCGCAACTGGTGATCGAAGCCGCCACCGAGAACCTGGACCTCAAGCTCAAGGTGCTGCAGCAGATCGCAGCCCAGGTCGGCGCCGAGTGCGTGATCGCCTCCAACACCTCGTCGCTGTCGATCACCCAACTGGCGGCCAGCGTCGGCGCGCCGGAGCGCTTTATCGGCCTGCATTTTTTCAACCCGGTGCCGGTGATGGGCCTGATCGAGGTGATCCGCGGCCTGCAGACCAGCGACGCGACCCATGCCCTGGCCATGGACATGGCCCAGCGCCTGGGCAAGACCGCGATCACCGCCGGCAACCGCCCGGGTTTTGTGGTCAACCGCATCCTGGTGCCGATGATCAACGAGGCGATCCTGGTGTTCCAGGAAGGCCTGGCCAGCGCCGAGGACATCGACGCCGGCATGCGCCTGGGCTGCAACCAGCCGATCGGCCCGCTGGCCCTGGCCGACCTGATCGGCCTGGACACCCTGCTGGCGATCCTTGAGGCCTTCTACGATGGCTTCAACGACAGCAAGTACCGCCCCGCGCCGCTGCTCAAGGAAATGGTTGCCGCCGGTTACCTGGGGCGCAAGACCGGTCGGGGTTTCCATCACTATGGCTGA
- a CDS encoding LIC_13387 family protein, which yields MLAPALIIASSAIMLLLGSLHLIYTFATDKFQPRDPALAERMRQVSPLITRQTSLWRAWVGFNASHSLGTMLFGLVYGYLAWLHPALLLEARGLLLIGLGFLAGLWLLAIRYWFRIPLAGISLALMLFAVACGLLFI from the coding sequence GTGTTGGCCCCCGCCCTGATCATCGCCAGCTCAGCCATCATGCTGCTGCTTGGCAGCCTGCACCTGATCTACACCTTCGCCACCGACAAATTCCAGCCCCGTGATCCGGCCCTGGCCGAACGCATGCGCCAGGTGTCGCCGCTGATCACCCGCCAGACCAGCCTGTGGCGCGCCTGGGTCGGCTTCAATGCCAGCCATAGCCTGGGGACGATGCTGTTCGGCCTGGTCTACGGCTACCTGGCCTGGCTGCACCCGGCCCTGCTGCTGGAAGCCCGCGGCCTGCTGCTGATCGGCCTGGGCTTTCTCGCCGGCCTGTGGCTGCTGGCGATCCGTTACTGGTTTCGCATTCCCCTGGCGGGCATCAGCCTCGCCCTGATGCTGTTCGCGGTTGCCTGCGGTTTGCTGTTCATCTGA
- a CDS encoding sigma-54-dependent Fis family transcriptional regulator, translated as MLSAHSKAHVDCVSRVLKNAAHLPQAPVPSLILDSWRRSMEQHRLDPGSLQGPRILSENLLKECRERSELFLRIASEEVARLHGRVRDADYCVLLTDAQGQTIDYKVESTLRNDCRKAGLYLGTCWSEGEEGTCGVAAVLTARTPITVHKRDHFRAAFIGLTCSAAPVFDPQGELLGVLDVSAVRSPDDRRSQHLIRQMVVQSAREIEQAFFMNSAQGYWVLRAHASPGYVDSQPDYLLAWDDDGCLRALNPAARHYLLQRFGRLPQHIAQVFDPQLLQRARDEILCPLSAELHGRLQAPRRPQSRPRRSLAGEQLDPRVEQSLRLAVRVKDRHLPVLIQGETGSGKEVFARQLHQASQRRERPFVALNCAAIPENLIESELFGYVAGAFTGASNKGMQGLLQQADGGTLFLDEIGDMPLALQTRLLRVLAEGEVAPLGAAQRKAVDIQVICATHRDLEALVAAGSFREDLYFRLGGARFQLPPLRERSDRLALITQIVEEESQRCGAPVQLGNAALECLLGYRWPGNVRQLRHVLRYACAVCEGPLIQLQDLPEQLRGTTAEGALPAQESATSPERQVLLDALVRHRWKPLAAAKALGISRATLYRRVQQHGIQMPGRSPV; from the coding sequence ATGCTTTCCGCACATTCCAAAGCCCATGTGGACTGTGTCAGCCGGGTCCTGAAAAACGCCGCGCACCTGCCCCAGGCGCCGGTGCCGAGCCTGATTCTCGATTCCTGGCGGCGCTCCATGGAGCAGCACCGGCTGGACCCCGGCTCGCTGCAGGGGCCGCGCATCCTCTCGGAAAACCTGCTCAAGGAATGCCGCGAGCGCTCCGAGCTGTTCCTGCGCATCGCCAGCGAAGAAGTGGCCCGCCTGCATGGCCGGGTGCGCGACGCCGACTACTGCGTGCTGCTCACCGACGCCCAGGGCCAGACCATCGACTACAAAGTGGAATCCACCCTGCGCAACGATTGCCGCAAGGCCGGGCTGTACCTGGGCACCTGCTGGTCGGAAGGTGAAGAAGGCACCTGCGGCGTGGCTGCGGTGCTCACCGCGCGCACCCCGATCACCGTGCACAAGCGCGACCATTTTCGCGCCGCGTTCATCGGCCTGACCTGCTCCGCCGCTCCGGTGTTCGATCCCCAGGGCGAGCTGCTGGGGGTGCTGGACGTGTCGGCGGTGCGCTCCCCGGACGACCGCCGCTCCCAGCACCTGATCCGCCAGATGGTGGTGCAGAGCGCCCGGGAGATCGAACAGGCGTTCTTCATGAACAGCGCCCAGGGCTACTGGGTGCTGCGGGCCCATGCCAGCCCGGGTTATGTCGATAGCCAGCCGGACTACCTACTGGCCTGGGATGACGACGGCTGCCTGCGGGCCCTGAACCCGGCGGCGCGTCACTACCTGTTGCAACGCTTCGGGCGGCTGCCGCAACACATCGCCCAGGTGTTCGATCCGCAGCTGTTGCAGCGCGCCCGGGACGAGATCCTGTGCCCGCTGTCCGCCGAGCTGCATGGCCGCTTGCAGGCGCCGCGCCGGCCCCAGAGCCGCCCGCGCCGGAGCCTGGCCGGTGAACAGCTGGACCCGCGAGTGGAACAGAGCCTGCGCCTGGCGGTGCGAGTCAAGGACCGGCATCTGCCGGTGTTGATCCAGGGCGAAACCGGCTCCGGCAAGGAAGTCTTCGCCCGCCAGTTGCACCAGGCCAGCCAGCGTCGGGAGCGGCCCTTCGTTGCGCTGAACTGCGCGGCGATTCCCGAGAACCTGATCGAGAGCGAGCTGTTCGGCTATGTCGCCGGGGCCTTTACCGGGGCCTCGAACAAGGGCATGCAGGGCCTGCTGCAACAGGCCGATGGCGGCACCCTGTTCCTCGACGAGATCGGCGACATGCCCCTGGCCTTGCAGACCCGCCTGCTGCGGGTGCTGGCCGAGGGTGAAGTGGCGCCGCTGGGGGCCGCGCAACGCAAGGCGGTGGATATCCAGGTGATCTGCGCCACCCACCGCGACCTGGAAGCCCTGGTGGCCGCGGGCAGTTTTCGCGAGGACCTGTATTTCCGCCTCGGTGGCGCGCGCTTTCAACTGCCGCCGCTGCGCGAACGCAGCGACCGGCTGGCATTGATCACACAGATAGTCGAAGAGGAATCCCAGCGCTGCGGCGCGCCGGTGCAACTGGGCAATGCGGCGCTGGAGTGCCTGCTGGGCTACCGCTGGCCGGGCAACGTGCGGCAACTGCGGCATGTACTGCGCTACGCCTGCGCGGTGTGCGAAGGGCCGCTGATCCAGTTGCAGGATTTGCCCGAGCAACTGCGCGGCACCACAGCCGAAGGCGCCCTGCCCGCCCAGGAAAGCGCCACCAGCCCCGAGCGCCAGGTCCTGCTCGACGCCCTGGTGCGCCACCGCTGGAAACCGCTGGCGGCGGCCAAGGCCCTGGGCATTTCCCGCGCCACCCTGTACCGCCGCGTGCAGCAGCACGGCATCCAGATGCCCGGCAGAAGCCCGGTCTGA
- a CDS encoding AraC family transcriptional regulator: MRETDSVAVYFVRVMTHALRQQPARLAAVLSEAGIDPALLDQPRARVSGSAFAALWLIQIRELQDEFFQLDSRGMPPGAFALICRGLIQEPNLEKALRQCLNNFGLFLRDVGASLGVRGKRAVISVESRCTDPLRSHYAEETLLVLIISLLCWLGGRRIPIDRADFRHSRLSLSDDALLWGSNLSWSAGRTEIEFASRFLRLPVVQDLASLKVFLRSAPQWLVIRFRNQHGLTRQVHQRLRGSHYSQWPTLEAFAREVQMSASTLRRRLEREGGSYQEIKDEVRRGVAVELLRRTGVSISEIAELTGFQEPSAFHRAFKKWTGESPGRYRARFQPALPDSTTSRQP; this comes from the coding sequence ATGCGTGAAACGGATTCGGTCGCGGTCTACTTTGTCCGGGTGATGACCCACGCCCTGCGCCAGCAGCCGGCGCGGCTGGCGGCGGTATTGAGCGAGGCCGGCATCGACCCGGCGTTGCTCGACCAGCCCCGGGCGCGGGTGTCCGGCAGTGCCTTCGCGGCCTTGTGGCTGATCCAGATCCGCGAGTTGCAGGACGAATTCTTCCAGCTCGACTCCCGCGGCATGCCGCCGGGGGCCTTTGCCCTGATCTGCCGCGGGCTGATCCAGGAGCCCAACCTGGAGAAGGCCCTGCGCCAGTGCCTGAACAACTTTGGCCTGTTTTTGCGGGACGTCGGCGCCAGCCTCGGCGTGCGCGGCAAGCGCGCGGTGATCAGCGTTGAAAGCCGCTGCACCGACCCGCTGCGCAGCCACTACGCCGAAGAAACCCTGCTGGTGCTGATCATCAGCCTGCTTTGCTGGCTGGGCGGGCGGCGGATCCCCATCGATCGCGCCGATTTTCGCCATTCGCGCCTGAGCCTCAGCGACGATGCGCTGCTGTGGGGCAGCAACCTGAGCTGGAGTGCCGGGCGCACCGAGATCGAATTCGCCAGCCGCTTCCTGCGCCTGCCGGTGGTCCAGGACCTGGCCTCGCTCAAGGTGTTCCTGCGCAGCGCCCCGCAATGGCTGGTGATCCGTTTTCGCAACCAGCACGGTCTGACCCGCCAGGTGCATCAGCGCCTGCGGGGCAGCCACTACAGCCAGTGGCCGACCCTGGAAGCCTTCGCCCGCGAGGTGCAGATGAGCGCCAGCACCCTGCGCCGGCGCCTGGAGCGCGAGGGCGGCTCCTATCAAGAGATCAAGGACGAAGTGCGCCGCGGCGTTGCGGTCGAACTGCTGCGCCGCACCGGCGTCAGCATCAGCGAGATTGCCGAACTGACCGGCTTCCAGGAACCCAGCGCCTTCCACCGCGCGTTCAAGAAATGGACCGGCGAAAGCCCCGGACGCTACCGCGCCCGTTTCCAGCCCGCCCTGCCTGATTCCACGACATCACGGCAACCGTAG
- a CDS encoding acyl-CoA dehydrogenase C-terminal domain-containing protein, translating to MPEFNAPLRDMRFVLHEVFNAPKLWARLPALADTVDADTADAILEEAAKVTANLIAPLNRSGDEEGASWHAGQVRTPAGFKEAYRTYIEGGWVGLSGNPAYGGMGMPKMLAVQFEEMLYAANSSFALYSALSSGACLAIDAHASEELKQRYLPPMYEGRWAGSMCLTEAHAGTDLGIIRTRAEPQADGSYRISGSKIFITGGEQDLTENIVHLVLAKLPDAPAGPKGISLFLVPKIHVDANGNLGAANAVSCGSIEHKMGIKASATCVLNFDGASGWLIGEANKGLAAMFTMMNYERLSIGIQGIGCAENSYQNARTYARQRIQSRSPAGPVAKDQIADPIIVHPDVRRMLLSMKAMTEGGRAFASYVGQQLDLAKFADQPHERHNAEALVALLTPVAKAFFTDTGLDSCVLGQQIFGGHGYIREWGQEQLVRDVRIAQIYEGTNGIQALDLLGRKVVGNGGVALRLFTGEIRDYAYLPGAAYAAELLDAVQRLEDLSDWLREQAAQNPNAVGSACVEYLQLFGYVAYAYLWARMAQVAEHRRAEDDGFYGAKLATARFYFSRLLPRILSLEQSIRAGSSPLFGLEAEQF from the coding sequence ATGCCCGAATTCAATGCTCCGCTGCGCGACATGCGCTTTGTCCTGCATGAAGTGTTCAACGCGCCAAAGCTCTGGGCGCGCCTGCCGGCCCTGGCCGACACCGTGGACGCCGACACCGCCGACGCGATTCTCGAAGAAGCGGCCAAGGTCACCGCCAACCTGATCGCCCCGCTCAACCGCAGCGGCGACGAGGAAGGCGCCAGCTGGCACGCCGGGCAGGTGCGCACCCCGGCCGGTTTCAAGGAGGCCTACCGCACCTACATCGAGGGCGGCTGGGTCGGCCTGAGCGGCAACCCGGCCTACGGCGGCATGGGCATGCCGAAGATGCTCGCGGTGCAGTTCGAAGAGATGCTCTACGCCGCCAATTCCAGTTTCGCCCTGTATTCGGCCCTGAGTTCCGGGGCCTGCCTGGCCATCGACGCCCACGCCAGCGAGGAACTCAAGCAGCGCTACCTGCCGCCGATGTACGAAGGCCGCTGGGCCGGCTCCATGTGCCTGACCGAAGCCCATGCCGGCACCGACCTGGGGATCATCCGCACCCGCGCCGAACCCCAGGCCGACGGCAGCTACCGCATCAGCGGCAGCAAGATCTTCATCACCGGCGGCGAACAGGACCTGACCGAGAACATCGTCCACCTGGTGCTGGCCAAGCTGCCGGACGCCCCGGCCGGGCCCAAGGGGATCTCGCTGTTCCTGGTGCCGAAGATCCATGTCGACGCCAATGGCAATCTCGGTGCGGCCAACGCGGTGAGCTGCGGCTCCATCGAACACAAGATGGGCATCAAGGCCTCGGCCACCTGCGTGCTGAACTTCGACGGCGCCAGCGGCTGGCTGATCGGCGAGGCCAACAAGGGCCTGGCGGCGATGTTCACCATGATGAACTACGAGCGCCTGTCGATCGGCATCCAGGGCATCGGCTGCGCCGAGAACTCCTACCAGAACGCCCGTACCTATGCCCGCCAGCGCATCCAGAGCCGCTCCCCGGCAGGTCCGGTGGCCAAGGACCAGATCGCCGACCCGATCATCGTCCACCCCGATGTGCGGCGCATGCTGCTAAGCATGAAGGCCATGACCGAGGGCGGCCGGGCGTTTGCCAGCTACGTCGGCCAGCAACTGGACCTGGCCAAGTTCGCCGACCAGCCCCACGAGCGGCACAACGCCGAAGCCCTGGTGGCGCTGCTGACCCCGGTGGCCAAGGCCTTCTTCACCGACACCGGGCTGGACAGCTGCGTGCTCGGCCAGCAGATCTTCGGCGGCCACGGCTACATTCGCGAATGGGGCCAGGAGCAACTGGTGCGCGACGTGCGCATCGCCCAAATCTACGAAGGCACCAATGGCATCCAGGCCCTGGACCTCTTGGGGCGCAAGGTGGTGGGCAACGGCGGCGTGGCCCTGCGCCTGTTCACCGGCGAGATCCGCGACTATGCCTACCTGCCCGGCGCCGCCTACGCCGCCGAGCTGCTGGACGCAGTGCAGCGCCTGGAAGACCTCAGCGACTGGCTGCGCGAGCAGGCCGCGCAGAACCCCAACGCGGTGGGCAGCGCCTGCGTCGAATACCTGCAGCTGTTCGGCTACGTGGCCTACGCCTACCTGTGGGCGCGCATGGCCCAGGTGGCCGAGCACCGGCGCGCCGAGGACGACGGCTTCTATGGCGCCAAGCTGGCCACCGCGCGCTTCTACTTCAGCCGCCTGTTGCCGCGCATCCTCAGCCTGGAGCAGAGCATCCGCGCCGGCAGTTCCCCGCTGTTCGGCCTGGAGGCCGAGCAGTTCTGA
- a CDS encoding response regulator transcription factor translates to MTREAQQLVYVVDDDPGMLDSTVWLLESVGLKAVPFTSGREFLEHCDPSLNACVLLDVRMPGMGGLNVQEELRQRDIHLPLIFVSGHADVPIVVRAFKAGAVDFIEKPYNQQLLLDSVQQALSRADRHQSQSAGQARVQALLQSLTPREQDVLLPLVQGYTNREIAEQLGVSIKTIDLYRSRVMKRMQAEHLPALVGMAIAAGLVDPLQLR, encoded by the coding sequence ATGACCCGTGAGGCGCAGCAGTTGGTGTATGTGGTCGACGACGACCCGGGCATGCTCGACTCCACCGTCTGGCTCCTGGAGTCGGTGGGCCTCAAGGCCGTGCCCTTCACCAGCGGCCGCGAGTTTCTCGAACACTGCGACCCCAGCCTCAATGCCTGCGTGCTGCTGGATGTGCGCATGCCCGGCATGGGCGGGCTGAATGTCCAGGAAGAACTGCGCCAGCGCGATATCCACCTGCCGCTGATCTTTGTCAGCGGCCACGCCGACGTGCCCATCGTGGTGCGCGCGTTCAAGGCCGGAGCGGTGGATTTCATCGAAAAGCCCTACAACCAACAGCTGCTGCTGGACAGCGTGCAGCAGGCCCTGAGCCGCGCCGACCGCCATCAGAGCCAGAGCGCCGGGCAGGCCCGGGTGCAGGCGTTGCTGCAGAGCCTGACGCCACGGGAGCAGGACGTGTTGCTGCCCCTGGTGCAGGGCTACACCAACCGCGAGATCGCCGAACAGCTGGGGGTCAGCATCAAGACCATCGACCTGTATCGCTCACGGGTGATGAAGCGCATGCAGGCCGAGCACCTGCCCGCGCTGGTGGGCATGGCGATTGCCGCTGGCCTGGTGGACCCGCTGCAGCTGCGCTGA